In one window of Chanodichthys erythropterus isolate Z2021 chromosome 23, ASM2448905v1, whole genome shotgun sequence DNA:
- the atp6v0a1b gene encoding V-type proton ATPase 116 kDa subunit a — translation MGELFRSEEMTLAQLFLQSEAAYCCVSELGELGMVQFRDLNPDVNVFQRKFVNEVRRCEEMDRKLRFVEKEIKKANIPTMDTGENPEVPFPRDMIDLEATFEKLENELKEINTNQEALKKNFLELTELKHILRRTQQFFDEMEDPNLLEESSSLLDPSEAGRGAPLRLGFVAGVISRERIPTFERMLWRVCRGNVFLRQAEIEDPLEDPTTGDQVHKSVFIIFFQGDQLKNRVKKICEGFRASLYPCPETPQERKEMAAGVNTRIDDLQMVLNQTEDHRQRVLQAAAKTIRVWFIKVRKMKAIYHTLNLCNIDVTQKCLIAEVWCPVSDLDSIQFALRRGTERSGSTVPSILNRMQTKQTPPTYNKTNKFTSGFQNIVDAYGIGTYREINPAPYTIITFPFLFAVMFGDMGHGVLMTCAALYLVIRETRLLAQKSDNEMFSMIFAGRYIILLMGIFSVYTGLIYNDCFSKSLNMFGSGWSVRPMFIPKGNWTPETLEVNSVLQLNPSVPGVFGGPYPLGIDPIWNIASNKLTFLNSFKMKMSVILGVIHMLFGVTLSLFNHLYFKKPLNIFLGFIPEIVFMSSLFGYLVLLIFYKWLAYDAATSKDAPSLLIAFINMCLFNYNDPSNKPLYRGQVGIQCLLVLIALACVPCMLVVKTMVLRRQYLWKKHLSQMREARPAENLETLEQTGTSSPTGLTQQGTQKFGGVRVGNGPTEDEAEIIDHDQLSQHSEEGDEHSEEEPFNFGDVAVHQAIHTIEYCLGCISNTASYLRLWALSLAHAQLSEVLWGMVMRLGLSSRSGGGFFGLSIIFSAFATLTVCILLIMEGLSAFLHALRLHWVEFQNKFYTGQGFKFVPFSFESILEGRFDE, via the exons GGTTTGTAGAGAAGGAGATTAAGAAAGCCAACATTCCAACTATGGACACTGGTGAGAATCCTGAAGTCCCATTCCCACGAGACATGATTGACCTTGAG GCAACCTTTGAGAAACTGGAGAATGAGCTGAAGGAGATCAACACTAATCAAGAGGCCCTGAAGAAAAACTTTCTAGAGCTGACGGAACTCAAGCATATCCTCAGACGTACCCAGCAGTTCTTTGATGAG ATGGAGGATCCTAACTTGTTGGAAGAATCGTCATCCCTGCTGGACCCCAGTGAGGCTGGCCGAGGTGCCCCACTGCGCCTGGG GTTTGTGGCTGGGGTTATAAGCCGTGAGAGAATCCCCACGTTTGAAAGGATGCTGTGGAGAGTCTGCCGTGGGAATGTCTTTTTACGTCAGGCAGAGATTGAAGACCCTCTTGAGGACCCCACAACA GGAGATCAGGTGCACAAATCTGTGTTTATCATCTTCTTCCAAGGAGACCAGCTGAAGAACAGAGTGAAGAAGATCTGTGAGGG GTTCCGTGCATCTTTGTACCCGTGCCCTGAGACCCCTCAGGAGAGGAAAGAAATGGCAGCGGGTGTCAACACCCGCATTGATGACCTCCAGATG GTACTGAATCAAACTGAAGACCACCGGCAGAGGGTTTTGCAGGCTGCTGCGAAAACCATACGTGTATGGTTCATCAAAGTGAGGAAGATGAAGGCCATTTATCACACTTTGAACCTCTGTAACATCGACGTTACACAGAAATGTTTGATCGCTGAGGTCTGGTGCCCCGTTTCTGACCTCGATTCCATTCAGTTTGCTCTGCGGAGGGGAACG GAACGGAGTGGGTCCACTGTTCCTTCCATCTTAAACCGAATGCAGACCAAACAGACTCCACCTACTTACAACAAAACCAACAAGTTCACCTCGGGGTTTCAAAACATTGTGGATGCTTACGGCATCGGAACCTACAGAGAGATCAACCCAG CACCATACACAATCATTACATTCCCGTTCCTGTTTGCTGTCATGTTTGGGGACATGGGTCATGGCGTGCTGATGACATGTGCAGCACTTTACCTTGTCATCAGAGAGACCCGTCTGCTTGCTCAAAAGAGTGACAATGAG atgttTAGCATGATATTTGCGGGTCGTTACATCATTCTTCTGATGGGGATATTCTCAGTGTACACCGGCTTGATTTATAATGACTGCTTTTCCAAGTCCCTCAACATGTTCGGCTCTGGTTGGAGTGTGCGGCCCATGTTTATCCCTAAGGGAAACTGGAC aCCTGAGACTCTGGAAGTTAACTCAGTTCTTCAGTTAAACCCTTCTGTTCCTGGCGTGTTTGGTGGCCCCTATCCTCTGGGCATTGACCCC ATCTGGAATATTGCCTCAAATAAGTTGACGTTCCTGAACTCGTTTAAGATGAAGATGTCTGTAATCCTGGGTGTCATTCACATGTTGTTTGGAGTCACGCTGTCTCTCTTCAATCACCT GTACTTTAAGAAACCTCTGAACATTTTCCTGGGTTTCATCCCTGAGATTGTGTTCATGAGCAGTCTGTTCGGTTATCTGGTCCTGCTCATCTTCTACAAATGGTTGGCTTATGATGCAGCAACCTCTAAAGATGCTCCCAGTCTACTGATAGCTTTCATCAATATGTGTCTTTTCAACTACAATGACCCCTCCAACAAACCCCTGTACAGAGGACAG GTGGGAATTCAGTGTCTGTTGGTGTTGATAGCTTTGGCGTGTGTGCCATGTATGCTGGTGGTGAAGACTATGGTTCTGCGCCGTCAGTACCTGTGGAAGAAGCACCTG TCCCAGATGAGGGAGGCAAGACCTGCAGAGAATCTAGAAACTTTAGAGCAGACAGGCACCAGCTCACCCACCGGACTCACCCAACAGGGCACACAGAAGTTCGGTGGCGTCCGGGTTGGAAACGGGCCTACGGAGGACGAGGCAGAGATCATTGACCACGACCAGCTCTCACAGCACTCAGAGGAAGGAGATGAG CATTCGGAGGAAGAACCG TTTAACTTTGGAGATGTGGCCGTTCATCAGGCTATTCACACTATAGAGTACTGCCTGGGCTGCATCTCCAACACAGCCTCGTACCTGCGACTCTGGGCCCTTAGTTTGGCTCATGCTC AGTTGTCTGAGGTTCTTTGGGGAATGGTGATGCGTCTTGGGCTGTCCTCTCGGAGTGGCGGTGGATTCTTTGGCCTGTCGATTATTTTCTCTGCCTTTGCCACACTAACAGTGTGCATCTTACTCATCATGGAGGGACTGTCTGCATTCCTGCATGCTCTGCGCTTGCATTG GGTGGAGTTCCAGAACAAATTCTACACAGGACAGGGCTTCAAGTTTGTCCCGTTTTCCTTCGAGAGTATCCTGGAGGGTCGATTTGATGAATGA